The following are from one region of the Cytobacillus firmus genome:
- a CDS encoding phenylacetate--CoA ligase family protein: protein MILHDIETESRDKIEELQLDRLRQTVERVYNHVLFYQKKFLESNIAPQDVSSLDDIQKLPFTVKADLREHYPFGLFAVDKKEIVRLHASSGTSGKPTVVGYTRNDIEMWSNLIARAISLGGGEPGQILHNAYGYGLFTGGLGLHYGSEQLGMATVPVSGGNTERQIMLIQDFKPEVICGTPSYILNLAEKMEERGIDPASTSLKFGIFGAEPWSEEMRKALEAKLGIKACDIYGLSEVLGPGVAMECHEAQDGLHIAEDHFFAEVIDPIKMTPLPNGEEGELVFTSLTKEAFPVIRYRTGDIASLSKEKCACGRTTIRMSRVKGRIDDMLNVNGVNVFPSEIERCILQMPELAPHYQIHVHKKGSLKALELHAEWGEEFYRDMGEAEFVKKKIQEALKQNCFITFRLVLHPPKTLPRSEGKAVRVVNQAMVNSVT from the coding sequence TTGATTCTGCATGATATTGAAACGGAAAGCCGCGATAAGATAGAGGAATTGCAGCTGGACCGGCTCAGGCAGACAGTGGAGAGAGTATATAACCATGTGCTTTTTTATCAGAAAAAGTTTTTGGAAAGTAATATTGCGCCTCAAGACGTTTCCAGCCTGGATGATATTCAAAAGCTGCCCTTTACTGTGAAAGCAGATTTGCGGGAACATTACCCATTCGGGCTTTTTGCTGTGGATAAAAAAGAAATTGTGCGTCTGCACGCTTCTTCAGGAACGAGCGGAAAGCCGACTGTAGTGGGCTACACCCGGAATGACATCGAAATGTGGAGCAATCTGATAGCCAGGGCAATCTCCTTAGGAGGAGGTGAACCTGGTCAGATATTGCATAATGCTTATGGCTACGGGCTGTTTACCGGCGGATTGGGCCTGCATTATGGCAGCGAACAGCTTGGCATGGCAACCGTACCTGTTTCTGGAGGAAATACAGAGAGACAAATTATGCTGATTCAGGACTTTAAGCCGGAGGTTATTTGCGGAACTCCTTCATATATTTTGAATTTAGCAGAGAAGATGGAGGAGCGGGGAATCGACCCGGCAAGTACCTCATTAAAATTTGGGATATTTGGGGCTGAACCCTGGTCTGAAGAAATGCGGAAAGCGCTTGAAGCTAAACTTGGGATTAAAGCATGCGATATTTATGGGCTGAGTGAAGTTCTGGGACCAGGTGTAGCCATGGAATGCCATGAAGCTCAGGATGGGCTGCACATTGCAGAGGATCACTTTTTTGCAGAGGTGATCGATCCAATAAAAATGACACCGCTTCCAAATGGAGAAGAAGGTGAGCTTGTTTTTACCAGTTTAACGAAGGAAGCTTTTCCTGTCATCCGCTATCGGACCGGGGACATCGCCTCCCTTTCAAAAGAGAAATGTGCGTGCGGAAGAACCACGATCCGCATGAGCCGTGTGAAAGGCCGAATCGACGATATGCTCAATGTAAATGGTGTAAACGTCTTTCCGTCCGAAATTGAGCGGTGTATTCTTCAGATGCCGGAGCTTGCTCCTCATTATCAGATCCACGTGCATAAAAAGGGAAGCTTAAAAGCTTTAGAGCTTCATGCTGAATGGGGCGAAGAGTTTTATAGGGATATGGGGGAAGCGGAATTCGTAAAAAAGAAGATTCAGGAAGCATTGAAACAAAACTGCTTTATTACCTTCAGACTTGTTCTCCATCCGCCCAAAACGCTGCCGAGATCGGAAGGGAAAGCTGTCAGGGTTGTTAATCAGGCCATGGTAAATTCAGTTACCTGA
- a CDS encoding processed acidic surface protein: protein MKRLSIVIASILLLSLFPAVSLAAPSDKEVAEFLKETNWSEEGLNDHLEYFWDMSIEDFETIEEMIEYLGEPITEENLQQLLADYGFENEEELTALLIENGEMEVADDVRDVFKYIDALDTTVSFLTYTGTEINDETLKQLLNDYGLTKEELISLLEENDDSLENYEYIEDLDIMVSIYLDGDEMPGEDEMTQILGDIDLTDEELEALFAHFLTLDFENPELLNKMMDLESRLMAFGEFDSADDLTETEIADLISIMQEMMKLFQLDAEFYLVKDGEKIHLTTAEMIALEDTKGYDLLIELYNTQGQFLADMIITAEMFSSELIEDTVSDMNQAETVIKKQNPDKVKQVSKHVKTVKGGKLPNTAGNYFVRVLAGIGLLLIGIAILLRRKVKEA, encoded by the coding sequence TTGAAAAGACTAAGTATTGTTATAGCATCAATCCTTTTGCTCAGCCTGTTTCCGGCTGTCAGCCTGGCAGCTCCAAGCGATAAGGAAGTGGCTGAATTCCTGAAGGAAACAAATTGGTCTGAAGAAGGCTTGAATGACCACCTGGAATACTTTTGGGATATGAGTATTGAAGATTTCGAGACCATCGAAGAAATGATTGAATATCTTGGTGAGCCTATTACTGAAGAAAATCTTCAGCAGCTGCTGGCTGACTATGGTTTTGAAAATGAGGAGGAATTAACGGCACTGCTCATTGAGAATGGGGAAATGGAAGTGGCTGATGATGTTCGCGATGTTTTCAAATATATTGATGCATTGGATACAACTGTTTCTTTTTTAACCTATACAGGCACTGAAATTAACGACGAAACTCTAAAGCAGCTATTAAATGATTACGGACTTACAAAAGAGGAGCTCATTTCTCTGCTGGAGGAGAACGATGACTCACTTGAAAACTACGAATATATTGAGGATCTTGATATCATGGTTTCCATTTATCTAGACGGTGATGAAATGCCCGGTGAAGACGAAATGACTCAAATACTTGGAGACATTGATCTTACCGATGAAGAACTTGAAGCATTATTTGCACATTTTTTGACTTTGGATTTCGAGAATCCAGAATTGCTTAATAAAATGATGGACCTTGAAAGCCGGTTAATGGCATTTGGTGAATTTGACAGTGCCGACGACTTAACTGAAACAGAAATTGCTGATCTTATCAGCATTATGCAGGAAATGATGAAACTCTTCCAGCTTGATGCTGAGTTTTACCTTGTGAAAGATGGTGAAAAGATCCATTTAACAACAGCTGAAATGATAGCTTTAGAAGATACCAAAGGCTATGACCTGCTCATAGAGCTATATAATACACAAGGCCAGTTCCTGGCAGATATGATTATTACAGCTGAGATGTTCAGTTCTGAGCTAATAGAAGACACCGTGTCAGATATGAATCAGGCTGAAACAGTAATTAAAAAACAAAATCCTGATAAAGTGAAACAGGTTTCAAAGCATGTAAAAACTGTGAAAGGCGGAAAACTGCCAAACACAGCAGGAAACTATTTTGTAAGAGTTTTAGCAGGCATTGGACTTCTCCTAATAGGGATTGCCATTTTACTCAGACGGAAAGTGAAAGAGGCGTGA
- a CDS encoding class D sortase, with product MIRKPTLKAVIGLAFILGGVWLAASNLMPYMSSQKTTVHIESPKGNIKTEVKSSQKTEPHSLYSVRPKVGEEMGVLSIPKISADLPIFHGTDEDELDKGVGHYAGSVLPGEEDNSVLSGHRDTVFRKLGEVMKGDLLVVSTSAGEFTYKVRKIRIVDADDRTVIVPKPRATLTVTTCYPFNFIGDAPQRYILIGDLVRN from the coding sequence GTGATAAGAAAACCCACTTTAAAAGCAGTTATTGGTCTGGCTTTTATTTTGGGCGGGGTTTGGCTTGCCGCCTCAAATCTTATGCCATATATGAGTAGTCAAAAGACTACAGTCCATATAGAGTCCCCCAAAGGTAATATCAAAACAGAAGTGAAGTCCTCACAAAAAACAGAACCACATAGCCTTTACAGTGTCAGGCCAAAAGTGGGCGAAGAAATGGGCGTTTTGTCAATTCCGAAGATATCAGCGGATTTGCCAATCTTTCATGGCACAGATGAAGATGAGCTTGACAAAGGTGTTGGCCATTATGCAGGCAGCGTCCTCCCTGGAGAAGAAGACAATTCCGTCCTGTCCGGCCACCGGGATACCGTCTTTCGTAAACTTGGAGAAGTAATGAAAGGCGATCTTCTTGTCGTGAGTACTTCTGCCGGGGAATTTACCTATAAGGTGCGTAAAATCAGAATTGTCGATGCAGACGACAGAACCGTTATTGTTCCTAAACCTAGGGCAACTCTGACTGTAACCACCTGTTACCCTTTTAATTTTATTGGAGATGCACCACAGAGGTATATTCTGATTGGGGATTTAGTAAGAAACTAA
- a CDS encoding YebC/PmpR family DNA-binding transcriptional regulator: MGRKWNNIKEKKASKDANTSRVYSKFALEIYVVAKQGEPDPEANQALKFVLERAKTYNVPRNIIDRAIEKAKGGAEENYDELRYEGFGPSGSMIIVDALTNNVNRTASNVRAAFGKNGGNMGVSGSVSYMFDSTAVIGIEGKSEEEVLEILMEADVDARDILEEEDTVIVYAEPDQFHAVQEAFKSAGINEFAVAELTMLPQNEVTLEADAQAQFEKLIDALEDLEDVQRVYHNVDLGE; encoded by the coding sequence ATGGGCCGTAAATGGAACAATATCAAAGAAAAGAAAGCCTCAAAAGACGCAAATACGAGCCGTGTTTATTCCAAGTTTGCACTTGAGATATATGTGGTTGCCAAGCAAGGGGAGCCTGATCCGGAAGCAAACCAGGCCTTGAAATTTGTGCTTGAGCGTGCAAAAACATATAACGTGCCACGAAATATCATTGATCGTGCAATAGAAAAAGCAAAAGGCGGAGCGGAAGAAAACTATGACGAGCTTCGCTACGAAGGATTCGGGCCTAGCGGATCCATGATTATTGTTGATGCATTAACGAATAACGTAAATCGTACAGCTTCTAATGTGCGTGCTGCATTCGGAAAAAATGGCGGAAATATGGGTGTGAGCGGATCTGTTTCCTATATGTTCGACTCAACCGCTGTTATCGGCATTGAAGGCAAATCAGAGGAAGAAGTACTGGAAATCCTAATGGAAGCAGACGTAGACGCACGTGATATTCTGGAAGAAGAAGATACGGTAATTGTTTATGCTGAGCCCGATCAGTTTCATGCAGTTCAGGAAGCATTCAAATCAGCAGGCATCAATGAGTTTGCTGTTGCTGAATTAACAATGCTCCCGCAAAATGAAGTCACCCTGGAAGCTGATGCACAGGCGCAATTTGAAAAGCTGATTGACGCCCTTGAAGATCTGGAAGATGTCCAGCGTGTTTATCATAATGTTGATTTAGGTGAATAA
- a CDS encoding Gfo/Idh/MocA family protein, whose protein sequence is MREKIKVGLIGMGAVGERILRQFRQNEEFEIAALCDRNAERLDKFKAELPDAAMHTNYLNVLQDETIKLIYLGVPPKFHHTIAMDIIKSGKHLLCEKPLANSIEEAKEMCEAAVNAGIIHAMNFPMAYSPAFKLFKDNIHNGELGKIKKVELHLQFKQWPREWQQNDWISSREQGGFIREVAPHFIHMIHDTFGELDNVHSFVEYPEDDRLCETSFSTLLTLPDGIPVVFNGIAGIGQQEHLSFKVFGDKGTLDMQNWSILVQTGTEKSGEIIKLDEPETSLPAELLKAIKGDKALLVSFKEGYQVQKVLERILLS, encoded by the coding sequence GTGAGAGAAAAGATTAAAGTTGGATTGATAGGGATGGGTGCGGTAGGGGAAAGAATACTCCGTCAATTTCGGCAGAATGAGGAGTTTGAGATTGCAGCACTTTGTGATCGAAATGCTGAACGACTTGATAAATTTAAAGCTGAGCTGCCGGATGCAGCAATGCATACCAATTATTTAAATGTACTTCAGGATGAAACCATCAAGCTGATCTATTTAGGTGTTCCGCCAAAATTTCATCATACAATCGCAATGGATATTATAAAGAGCGGCAAGCATCTTCTTTGTGAGAAGCCTCTGGCCAATTCCATTGAAGAGGCCAAGGAAATGTGTGAAGCTGCTGTGAATGCCGGGATCATACATGCAATGAATTTTCCCATGGCATATAGTCCAGCTTTTAAATTGTTTAAGGATAATATACATAATGGTGAGCTGGGTAAGATTAAGAAAGTTGAACTGCACCTGCAGTTTAAGCAATGGCCGCGTGAATGGCAGCAGAACGATTGGATATCAAGCAGGGAACAGGGAGGCTTTATCAGGGAAGTAGCGCCCCATTTCATTCACATGATTCACGATACCTTCGGAGAATTGGATAATGTCCATTCTTTTGTTGAATACCCTGAAGATGACCGATTATGTGAAACAAGTTTTTCGACTTTATTAACGCTGCCAGATGGAATTCCGGTTGTGTTTAACGGAATAGCTGGAATCGGGCAGCAAGAACATTTGTCTTTTAAAGTCTTTGGTGATAAAGGAACTTTAGATATGCAGAACTGGAGTATTCTGGTTCAAACTGGCACTGAAAAGAGCGGAGAAATTATAAAGCTTGATGAACCGGAAACCAGCCTTCCTGCAGAACTCCTGAAAGCAATAAAAGGAGATAAAGCACTATTGGTATCCTTTAAAGAAGGCTATCAGGTGCAAAAGGTATTAGAAAGAATCCTGTTGAGTTGA